GAGTGTTTCGGAGCAGGCAAAACATGTAAAACGTGTGAAACGTGCTGAAAATGGAATGATTTACGACCCAATTACAATTAAGCAAGACCAAACGGTTGGCGATGCCCTGAATTTGATGGGAGTATATAAAATTGGGGGAATTCCTGTTGTTGATGATAATTCGCGTCTGATAGGCATTGTAACAAACCGAGATCTTAGATTTCAAACTAACACAAAATCTTTGATTAGGGAAGTTATGACACATGAGAATTTGATTACAACTACCACATCGATAAATCTTGAGCAAGCTGCACAGATATTAAAAAAGTATAAAATTGAGAAGCTTCCTGTAGTTGACGAGAACAATACTTTGAAAGGACTTATTACATATAAAGATATTTTCAAAGCAAAAGATCGACCAAATTCCTGCAAAGACGATAAAGGCAGATTACGAGTGGCAGCGGCAATTGGCATTGGTAGCGATTCATACGAAAGGCTCGAAGCTCTTCATACAGCCGATGTCGATTGTATAGTTATTGATACAGCTCACGGCCACACCAAATCGGTTATTGAGGTTTTGAAAGCAGCAAAGAAAAAATATTCCGATATTGATATTGTTGTTGGGAATATTGCAACTTCGCAAGCAGCTATTTCTTTGGTAGAAGCTGGTGCAGATGCTGTAAAAGTTGGGATTGGTCCTGGTTCAATTTGTACTACAAGAGTTATTGCCGGAGTTGGTATCCCACAACTTTCGGCTATTTATGATGTTGCTAATGCTTTGAAAAACACATCGGTACCTGTAATTGCGGATGGCGGAATCAGATATTCGGGCGATATTGTAAAAGCAATTGTGGCCGGTAGCAGCTCGGTAATGTTAGGTTCGCTTTTTGCCGGAGTCGAAGAGTCGCCCGGCGAAACTATTATTTATCAAGGCAGGAAATTTAAGTCGTATCGTGGTATGGGTTCAATAGAAGCTATGCAGCAAGGCTCCAAAGACAGATACTTTCAGGATATGGAATCTGATATTTCTAAATTAGTTCCTGAAGGAATTGCTGCAAGAGTCCCTTT
The window above is part of the Bacteroidota bacterium genome. Proteins encoded here:
- the guaB gene encoding IMP dehydrogenase; this translates as MTLLSDKIISEGYTFDDVLLIPSYSEILPRDVDISTQFSKNIVLNSPIVSAAMDTVTESNLAIAIAREGGIGVIHKNMSVSEQAKHVKRVKRAENGMIYDPITIKQDQTVGDALNLMGVYKIGGIPVVDDNSRLIGIVTNRDLRFQTNTKSLIREVMTHENLITTTTSINLEQAAQILKKYKIEKLPVVDENNTLKGLITYKDIFKAKDRPNSCKDDKGRLRVAAAIGIGSDSYERLEALHTADVDCIVIDTAHGHTKSVIEVLKAAKKKYSDIDIVVGNIATSQAAISLVEAGADAVKVGIGPGSICTTRVIAGVGIPQLSAIYDVANALKNTSVPVIADGGIRYSGDIVKAIVAGSSSVMLGSLFAGVEESPGETIIYQGRKFKSYRGMGSIEAMQQGSKDRYFQDMESDISKLVPEGIAARVPFKGNLSEVMYQLIGGLKAGMGYGGAKNIKELNQGKFIRITNAGITESHPHDITITREAPNYSR